In Miscanthus floridulus cultivar M001 chromosome 8, ASM1932011v1, whole genome shotgun sequence, the sequence ctattcttcctctcaaataGGCCAtctgattgaggagtgtacttggccgaggattgatgcctaattccaaactcatcacaaagttcatcaattcttgtattcttgaactcacttccattgtcacttctcactttcttgatggttgtttcaaactcattgtgaattctcttgatgaatgttttgaaggttgcaaaggcatcactcttgtcaacaagagagaacacccatgtatatctagtgaaatcatccactatcacaaattcaTACTTGTTGCCACCAATACTTGTATAtgtagttggcccaaacaaatccatatgcaacaactcaaatgccttagatgtggccatcatgctcttcttaagatgtgtgttgccaacttgctttctggcttgacatgcactacataacttatccttctcaaatctgacatcttttaagcctctaactggatcatgcttaatcaacttgttcaattgtttcattccaatatgaccaagccttctatgccataaccaacccatgctagatttagtgagcaaacatgttgacaattgagcttaactagcattgaaattaaccaagtatagattctcatatctaaaacctttgaatatcaagttagaaccatctatacttatgatctctatatcatcaactccaaatatgcacctaaaaccaagatcacaaagttgagcaaccgacaataggttgaagttcaagctctctactagtagcacattggaaattctcaaatcattggatattgtaatcttaccaagccctttgactttgcctttgtcattatcaccaaatgttatactatcaatcccattatcATCATTTGAGTTGActaaattgaacattcttgaatcaccgatcatgtgttgtgtggacccactatcaagcacccaatgccttcctccggctttatagtttacctacaaaagaaaatcaattctttttaggtacccaaacttgcttgggtccttgaaggttagttactaaggtctttggtgcccaaatggctttcttctttgagcctacaataggtgtaccaatgaacttagccttcacaccattcacacccttggtaggcatgtaacaagaatcaaaacaaattgaggatacattagcattgttcttgttcttgttcttgttctttatGCAAGATTGCACTAAGTGCcctacttgcttgcatctattgcaaaaccgacaattgctcttcacaaagctagctttcggagtagcaaaggccgctttgcctttcttgggggtatagcccaatccctctttgttaagagagaacctttggctacccaagcactttagcaagcgggcctcaccgccataggccttgcctagggtgtgagtgagctcatccacctctctcttgagagtctcattctcaaccattagtgaggcatcaaaagtgaaaccatcactagtagTAGAGGTAGGAGTGGTAGCGGtggtggatgatgagctacaagaagggttagtgggagcaacaacaataggttcATAAAATGATTCTTCAATAATGTCACATGTTatgcccacatcacatgatactatGACCCTTTCCTTATCTTGTTCAAGAAGCAAGGAGTGAGTCTTTTCAAGCTTGGTGTGAGCttttccaagcttctcatgggcttccactagcctctcatgagtagcattgagctcatcaaaggattgctcaagagcactaagcttcttttgcaattctttgcacttcttgcttttcttgttaATTATTGAGTCGGCTTGTTCTAGCATGTTCATTAGTTGTTTATTTGAgaattcatcattatcactatcattttcactttcactatcatcattttcactctcatcatattttaccttggagcccttggccatgaagcatgatggggtgtcaaatagtgaaggcttgttgttgatagcaatgcttccaagagccttcttcttggatgccttgtcatcatcacttgaatcatcatcggtggagacatcactatcccatgtgacaacATAGGATCcacccttcttgttctttttgaaggtcatcttcttctctttcttctccttcttctctttcttgcacttcttcttctcattatcctcattgtcactattgtagggataatccgctacaacatgatcgaggCTCTTGCATTTGTAGCACAACCTCACATACTCCTTGTTCTTGAAGTGATCTCTTCTCTTCCTTGCACCacaacctttcttcttc encodes:
- the LOC136470295 gene encoding uncharacterized protein → MVKDEDFSHKFLMCLPNRFKTLRTIIFRDGLKDVTPIEVLGDVMTKDQYNSDGEELVKEEDKKKKSVPFKAGTSSSKNKNKGKANKEESSDKECSHDDSDDKVLALFVRKFGKIKKKKGCGARKRRDHFKNKEYVRLCYKCKSLDHVVADYPYNSDNEDNEKKKCKKEKKEKKEKKMTFKKNKKGGSYVVTWDSDVSTDDDSSDDDKGSKVKYDESENDDSESENDSDNDEFSNKQLMNMLEQADSIINKKSKKCKELQKKLSALEQSFDELNATHERLVEAHEKLGKAHTKLEKTHSLLLEQDKERLIIHHRYHSYLYY